AAAAACTCTGGAGGCAGCAGAACCCCCAAACCTGTGGGAGGAAAATGATGATGGCATCAAGGCAGAGGCCTCTCTAGGATCAGCACCACTTTGGGAAAGGAGCAAGACTCCAGGCCCCAaacttcacccacccacccaaatagGCCTGCAGGTTGCCACAGGGGCTGCTCCCTCCAGATCTCTCCTCTCTTGCTTTGCAATTATGGGGCGGAATGGGGCCAACCAGGGCCCCAAATTTGGCCTTGGGGCACCCAGTGGCTGAGCCTCTAAGCTGTGTTTGGCCTGGGTCAGCACTTTTGCTGCAGGAAGCAGCAACTCACTTGGAACCGGTGCTTTTGCTGCCCAGTGACAGGAGATCATAAAGCGAAGATATCCACGAGGGCAGCACAGGAGGAGCTGAGGGAGAAGAGTGGGGACAAAAAAGCAGCAGTCACAGCCGATTGCCCCAGGCCTAGTCAGAGCTCACCGAGAGGCCCCCGGGCGCCGCCTTGTACAGGCCTCCCCCGCATAGGGCTGGGGGTCATTTGAGAAATAAACATCAATTGTTTCCTCCAAGTTGGCCAAAGCTCTCAGCCCGTGCCTCAGTTTCTCCATCAGGAGGAGATTTCCCTCCGCCTTCCGCGCTTCGCTGTGCGCCGTTTCTATGCAGAGGTGCCGGGAGGGTCCCCCTCTGCAGACGATCCACGCTCAAGGCGAGGACGACCGAGGCCGGCCGCGGGActggaggcatcagagggcttcaGGGAGCCGCGGTGTGTTTGGCTTCAAGGAAAGCGCGCAGTGCGCGGTTGTAACACTGAGCACGCTATGCTGAGAGAAGTGCAGACAAAAGCCACGTGTGAACTGGGGTCGGGTCGGGTGATCCCTCACCCGGCGCGCCCGCTGGAGCCAACTAGCCCAGAGGCCCATCAGGCCCTTGACCCCGCCCTGGCCAGGCACCCACCCGGTCGGGAGGCGCCCCCCTCCCTGCAGCGGCTCCTTCCCCGCTGGAAACACCTCCTCTCCCGTCCCCACAAGCCAGCGCGGGAGAAGCCGGAGCCGGCTGCTGCCCGCCCTCCGCCCGCCCGTCCGTCCTCTTCTCGCCCAGGCGGTGCTGCTGGAGGCGGGAGCCGAGGGTGGCGTCAGCGAGCGCGGGGCGGGCCTGCCGAGGCTTCCCGCGGATAAAAAGCGAGCCAGGCCGGGCGGGGGGCCAGGAGAGCGACGCGTGGCCGTGTGAACGCGGCCCTTGGGGGGAGGGTGACGGCGGTGACTTGGAGTGGCGGGCCGCGCCTGGCGCCTGGATGCGCCCGGCTCGGAGGGCGACGCGAGCGCGCCGGAGAAGCTGCTCCCGTCGGGCTGCGAAAGAGGCACGAGCGGCGGCGGCGGTTCCTAGGCGGCCGAGCCAGCGGCTTTTTCCCGGGCGCCGCTGCAGGGCTGCGGCGTGTCTGGTTCTTGGCTCGCTCGCCCGTTCTGGAGAGGAACAGGCGGCCAGGTGGGAGCGGACGCGGGGCGGGCGTTTGGCGCAGTGCGTGGTGCGTGGGTGCCTGTTATGCGCGCACCGGACCCGATCCGAAAGAAGGGGATTCGGAGTGGGGAGGGGGTTGTGCGAGCCCCGATTGGTCCCGAGGGAATCTCCGGAGCCCCAACCTGTCCCGCCCCTCGCCACGGGGTCTTTCACGCTGGAGAGGCGCAAGATGGGCTGGGTTGCGCGGGGAGCGAGAAGAGAACGAGCCCCTCGCTGACCGGACGCCCCCATTCCCCGCCTGTCCCTCCCTCGGCTACAGACGTGCCGGGATGTTCTCGGCCCCACGCAAGTCCTTGGCCGGACAAATGCTGGCCGGGGAAGCGATTCCTAGAGAGAACAGCCACGCTCTGGAAAGAAagccgcgcacacacacacacctcgcaCTGCATCCTCCTGCCTGTTCCTGGAGTCTGTGCACGTAAAGGGGAAAGTCACGTGGACTCTCCTTCCGACGTGCAGTCGTGttctgggggggggagtgcagaACTAGATGCCTGTCCCCAGGTGGGCGCTTCACACGGGACAAAACTCCCTACCTGGACAGAATTGGATGGTCACATgtgacaactgtacacgtggccTTTTCATCTCTTGGTAGTGCCAGGAGGCTGTGACTGGCAGAGGCACTGCTGGGCACATACTCTGGGCACAGGCCCctggcacagatttgcatatgctaatgtcATCATAGCTGCCTCTGGGCAAATGAAGGTGGAGCGTGGCTGGTGTTTTGCCACAGCGTGGTCTGCAATGTGCTGTCACGTAAGCCGCAGGAGAGCTGGTCTTGGTCCGTCCCCCCCATCAAGGCCCACTCTGGTGAGCAGTCCTTGACTGCCAGCTGCTGGGCAGGTTCCCTGTGGGCCTGTGTCCAGATGCCTgatgtggggagagggagggagccaTAGAAGCCCAGAGCATGACCCAGGTGTTGCCCAGCAGTTGGACAGAGGAAGGCATGTGTGGTTGCAGGGATGTCTGGATGGCAAGCTCTTTGGGTGCCCCCGAGTTGCCTGGATTCTGTCCGTCAAATCTCTGGGAAAGGAGCGCCCACACCCCACCCCACTGGAGAATAGCTCTTCCCTCCTTCAATCGAGGGAGCCCCAAAACGGCCAGAAGCAATGCATTAGGGAGGAGGAGAGCATGATgtccttgcattgagcagggggttggacttgatggccttataggccccttccaactctactattctatgatcctaacagcatctggaagcaAAGAAGCCATTTCTAAAGCAAATTCCTTCCTCGGATGTAGAGGTAGCTGCTTTGCAGCCGAGGGCTAGCAGCGTCTGATGCCACAGACCCGTTGACCCAGAAACGGGCAGGAACAGGCTAATGGAGGAAGGGGCTTATTCCTAGCCAGACTCCTGGCCCATGCGGCTCAGGGTTGTCAGCAGCGACTGGCCAAGTctctccaggcttccaggcaGAGACCATTCCCAGGTCTGCCTGGAGCCGCCATTGGAACTgagcctgggactttttgcatgcaaagcaagtctGCTACGGCCTTTCCCCCAGCAGACTGGCCACAGCTGAATCCCCCGAGGGAGAGTGACTTCTGGAAGCAATTCACATTCCTGGAGAAGCCTCTCCCACTTCCTGTGCGTGTATGTGGACTCTGAAAAATGTGTTTTCCCTTATTGAACAATATGCCGCAGTCTCATTCATGGTCTTGGGCAGAAGATGTCCAGATTTATTCATGAAGCCCGAGACTCTGACCAGGATGGAGAGAGCGGCGTTAGGCACACCCAAGGGGTCATGGAACATCGGGGAGGGTGGGGTTGAAATGTTATTTAATCTGAAGACCCTGTCCTCTCCCTGCTTCCTCTGCAACGCCACATTAGAAGCTGCTTTTGTGACTTTTTGCAGAGCCAAGATAGGGACATTCATGGGTCTGCCCCAATCGcatagaaagtgtgtgtgtgtgtgtgtgtgtttcccctcTTTCATGAGAAGGAGCATGTGTGTGTTAGGAGTGCAAAACCTACATGCATGCAGACACACACTCCTGCCTTACTTTGCTTGAAGTACTTTTTGCCCAGTTTAATTCCAGCACCAGAAATGAGATAAATTGGAGAGAAAATGACTTGTAGCAAAAGAGTGCAGAGGGTGGGGAAGATTCTGCTTCTCTTACTTGCATGCTATTTTTGATATACAAGTCTGTACACAGACACCGCCAGCCCCCACTTAACGTGTTTAACGTGTGTATGGGGCAGGCATGTGCATCAATGCATTGCACCAAGTTTAGCCTCTGGGTTTCAAAAGTGCTTTGCTGCATCACCTGGCGGCAGGGCAGGATGCTGTTCATAGAATCCAAATCCAGAGTTCTCTTGGGGGCAGGACCCTTCCACCCTGTGGAAGTGAGGATGGCAAGGACCCTTTGGGTAAAAGTACACTGACCTGGCTGTTACAGATGAGGCCCCCACAGTGAATGCTAGTGGCAAGGAATTTTAGGTAGCCAAGGCCTGTGTAGCCAACCAGTATTATATTCAGCTCTTCTAGGTCTTGCGAATGCAAAAGATGAGATGATTTCTGTATTGGAGCACCCTCAACCACATGCCAGTCGATATCTGTATTGGATCTGAAATTGATTGATTTATGTAAttgttgtaactgtttttatatatgtaatggttTTTATACATGCAATTGCTTTATGTAGgtttttattgtgaaatcactttgaaatGCTTCacaggaagcgattcataaataaaGAACCTTTGAAAAAATAGGCAAGCTTTTCAGCCACACAGAACTCTTCCTTCGGGCAGAGTGAAAAGTCTCTTAACTGCTGTTTGGGTAGAGCAAAGTTTTTTGTAGTAAACCATAACAGAGGCATTTAATTGCAGCCCTATTAGCAGCAATCCAaagtatttgtttattttgctTAAACATTTGTCCCACTTTCCAAAGCCCTTACAATGGCACAGGAGTCAATACATTGTATAACTTGCCTAAGATTGATACCTAGCTTTTCATGGGCTGGCAGAAAAgaaatcccctcccccccaaccccGCTCCCCCATTGTCACTTACAGCAATTTCTGTGGTTCATGAAGCAGCTTTCCTGTGCCTGTCCTAAAAATGAAAACTAACTCTCAGGAGGCAGGCATGTCCACAGCTCATGCCCCTTCGCCGagcaccccctcccctccccccaccggcTGGCCACAGCTGTGCAGTCGGCTCCACTGAGATTATTCTGCCTGGGATGCTTTTGCCCAGAGTATGGAATTTGCGCTTGACAGCATTTTCTTGAATGGGCTCAGAATGGCAGCAAATTCTTGGTTAGTCTGTTGGCTCTGCTGGGCCAGCTGGGAAATTCCTGTGTGGGTATGTGCATGCTTTTGAGGAAGAAAACGGCTGCAGTGACTTGCATTTACCCAGGCAAGGAACTAGATGCCTTACACTCAAGATGATAGCAGGGAGAGTACCCACAGCCCCATAAGTGATCAGGGCCCATAGCTCAGGGGTGGAGCGCCtggtttgcacacagaaggtcccagtttcagtcctcaatggcatctccaggtagggctgggatcgGACTcagtgcctgaaatcctggagagctactgccggtCAGCGCAGAcagcactgagccagatggaccagtggactGCCTTGCCATAAAGCAGCTTCCGCAAatccctttggggaagggccgtagctcaggggaagagcatctgctttgcatgcagaaggtttcaggttcaatctGGAAGAGCTGGAAAAGGCTAGCTAAGGCAGCATCCTTTGTCCCGAACTGCTTGTCGCTGCCTTGCCATGCAGTCATCCCCTCCATCTCACGCACCTTCGCAGTGAAGCCGAAGAACAGGGTGCTTAGTTAACTTCATTGTGCATCAGAATCCCACAGCCTCAAATGCGGAAGGTGCTCCATGAGAGGAATACAATATTCAGGTGCCTCTTGTTTATTTGCTGCAATAAGTCCGTTTGTCTGTATTGGATGTAAATGGCACTCAACGGATCTGCCGACAGACTGAGTGAAACACTGTCAGTGCTTGGTTGGGATTCTGTCCTAATTGGATGGTGGCtcaggagaaggagggaaaatATCCAGGAAGGGAGTGAGACAGGGAAGGAGGTCCCCATGCAGGGACAGGGAAGGGCAATGAGTTGGGAAAGAACAAAGCGCTCCCCAAGGCAGCTGCAGCAGCCCAGACCATCAGTGATGCGGAGCTGGTTACGTTGGACAGAACCCGTCTACAACCATCCGTCGTTTTGTTGCTGCAAGTTCTCTTTTGAGTCAGCCAGAATGCAAAGCACCTGGCTCAGTGACTGCAGCATCTTCAGCGGCTGTGACACGCTGGGGCCGATCTGGGTAGGCCACTCTGGACTGCTTGACTGGGCTTGGCTGCACCCTGAATTTGTTTGGCAGGGCTGTTGTCCAGGCATGCAAAACCGCCCGAAAGTGGTcagaaaaacttttaaaaatcagcacagtgtggatgtggggagagtgcccTGTGGTTCCACCAACTTTTGCTTTACATTTTAGCTCCATTAAGCacaggacatttttaaaaatgtggatgCTATTAATGAATGAGCCGGTGCACAAGTGGAGGCTTCTCCCGAAAATCCCCTCCCTAAACTTTCAGTTGAGAAGCACTAAGCGGGTGTGAAACTAGTTTGAATCAGTAGAGTAGCCATGCCTTGGAAGGCCAGGGCTTCTGGAAAATGTTCCCTGTGCAGAGACGGAGACTGGGTTGCTGTGTTCGATGATCCTAACACCTTTGTGGCTGTTTGTTTTGCAGGTGGGTAGGAGAAGGGAACTTAGGATGGCCTTGGCAGAGAACGCAAGCTGTGCCAAACCTGGCGAAGACGTGGTTTTCTCAGAGATCGTAGAGTTGAATGTGGGCGGGCAGGTCTACATCACCCGGCACAACACCCTGACCAGTGTCCCCGGCTCGTTGCTCTGGGAGATGTTCACTCAGAAGAGCATCCAGTCCTTAGCCCGGGACAGCAAGGGCCGGTTCTTTGTGGACCGGGATGGGTTCCTCTTCCGCTACATCTTAGACTACATGAGGGACCAGCAGCTTGTACTTCCAGAGCACTTCCCGGAGTGGAGCCGTTTGCAGCGAGAAGCGGAGTACTTCAAGCTCCTGGAGCTGGTGAAGATCCTGGCGCCAAAGATCAGCAAGCAGAACTCCATTGGGGATGAGCCCTGCCAGAGTGACCCTGAGGAGTTGTCTCCCAGCGTGGACACTGCCCGCAACCTGGCTGCCGCCAGCGCTGCCCTGGCAGGCACTCCCGGAGGTTCCATCCCAACCGTGGCCAGTGGCTGCACTGGGCAAGATATCCGGAGGTCAGGCTTCATCACCATTGGCTATCGAGGCTCCTACACCCTGGGCAGAGACAGCCAAACAGATGCCAAATTCCGCAGGGTGGCGAGGATCATGGTGTGCGGCAAGACCGCCCTGGCCAAGGAAGTCTTTGGGGAGACATTGAACGAGAGCAGGGACCCTGACAGGCCTCCGGAGCGCTACACCTCCAGGTACTACCTCAAATTCACCTTCCTGGAGCAAGCCTTTGACaaactggctgactctggcttCCACATGGTGGCTTGCAACTCCACGGGGACCTGCGCCTTTGCCCACGAACAGACGGACGACAAGATCTGGACCTCTTACACCGAATATGTTTTCTACCGTGAGTGACGCTTAAaccaccaaaccaaaccaaacccaaAATGCACCGAAAGCCAATTTTCCTCTGGATCCTCTCCCCATGCCCCAGTTTTCTTTAGAACATAGATAACCATCAAACTCTTGAACGTGAGCCTCCTGTCCTCCTGCATTTTCCAAGCGGAACCCTCTCCGGATCCTCCCTCTGTCAGTTCCTGAGTAATGCCAACCCTTCTTCCTGACAGTAGCACGCAGCTTTCCCTGGATTGTGGACTTGGACACtattatgtggggggggggaggggggagattatGTATCGGGGGGGGGGTAATCTGCCAGTATTAACCAGCAAATCCAACAATATACAGAGTATAGATGGAATGAGATCTTGTTCCATGCTGCCAGCTGCTCTTTGCTCTGCCTGTGCTGGGGCAATTTGCTTATACGTGCACTAATGCCATTGGGCAGAAGGGTCCCTGGTTGGCAAAAAGGGCAATGGGATCCTCCCTGCCACGGGCACATTAACAATGGCCTCTGTAAGCAGCTTCATGTTTAGACTGCCGGGGCTTTTGaaaggtgagtgagtgagcatgAGAACCTTGAATCATTGCCTCCCCCTGCTAGACACCACCACCTTCCGTGCTGTTCCATTGCCCAGATGAAGGAGGTAGGTGTCTGGCCAGGATCTGTGTGGCCCCCGTCTGGAGTGGGGAGGTGCcttcgctcagtggcagagcgcatgcttggcatgcacaaggtcccaaaaTGATGGGGAAAGACCCTTTGCTGATGGAGAGCaaaggttgggggagaaatgGCGGGTTGGGGGGTAGTGTCTAACCCTTCTGTTATTCGCCGCTTTGCCTCTTCACTCCCCTCATAGCCCCCCCCCATGGCAAGCACATATCTGGGAAGCCTAGCTAAGGAAAAGCAATGGCGGGGGAGAAGTGGAGGGCAGGTCAAGAGCCTCTTCCCTGCTGCTTGTCCCCTCCAAATTGCAAGCCGTTCCCTTTTTGAGGTGAACCTTGTATTTAAGCTCTTTGCCTGGTAGCCAGAGGTGAGAAGAAATTGCCTGCAAGCGAGCAAGCAGGACTGGGAGAGGACCAGGTTAGTCTGTCTCATGCGTCGCCCAGCATAGAAATGCGCTGGGCTGTGGCAAGCACTCATATCCAAGCCCATTTTAGGTCAGGGGAGGGGAatgtttttggctccatgggccagattctTACTAGGAccggccttgcaggccaaatttgacagtggGTTGACTTGCCCACTTGTCAGAATGGCTTGCGCAGGGTTCCCAAGCACCCAACGGGAACAGCCCCATAAAGGTCCTCTGCTCAGCACTTTGGGAAACATCAGTCATAGGGGCTGGCAAAAtgctttccttcctccctcccagaTGACAAGTGGGGCTTAAATCCTGCCACAGGCAcctgtttggtgttgggaacaaGCTGCTGCAGCCCACACAGAATCGAGCCCTGCCCTCCTGCCAACATCAGAAGGGATGAtggctgattgacaggtgggcatggtttggggcaAATGACCTCATGGGCCACATTGGAACCGCTGGCAGGCAAAAACTAGCCCATGATCTGGGGGTTCCCTCTGCCTGTTTCAGACTTCTCCCTGCAGCTGGATCAGAAGAAAGGTCCATCTCGGCCAGCCTCCTGCTTTGcacagtggcctgccagatgtgTTTTGGGAAGGCCCCACACAGGGCACAGCGGCAGTGGCCTTCTCCTGGTCCTGCTCTCTGGCTGGAATTCAGTGGCATAACTGCCTCTGAACAGGGAGGTGCCATGTAACCAGGATGGCGATTAGTCAGTAAGAGATGTAGGTCCCCCGTCGTGGCTCCTAAGATGCCGTCTTTGCTTTCAGTTATGAGTAACGAGAGGGGTTTGTGAGTGTGCGCTGCTGTGTGCTCACGGCTCAGTGCACACGTAGACAGACTCTGTATATGTATCTAGGGTGGGAAAAGAGGCCTCTCGGAGAGCCCTGGACAGAAGATGTAATAATGTTGGATCCCTCTGAAATGTTTGTGTCAAATCTGTCATTGTCTTTCTAGAATAGGAAGGAAAAGCCAGCAAGTCGTGCAGGACACCCCCGGGCTTCTTAAAAAGCTTGCTTTGATTGCAGCATTCTGACGTGCCCCAGAGCTTGGCTTCTTGCTTAAGCAGTGGGAGGGAAATAAGGAAGCAGATGTTCCGACTTCAGCAGCAGCTTCTTCAAAGAGCCGATTTCTAAGCATAGCCCTGCGCTGTGTGTATTTGTGGGCCTGGGGCCCTGGCTGGCTGATGCTTCAGCAGGCCCGGAGGACTGTGTGTAATAAAGGAACAAAACAGAGGTTCTTTTGTCTCCTTGTTAATGGGTCAAGGAGAGTGGAAGGAAAGTCCCCACCACCCTGCCCCGTTCCAGATATTGTGGCACTGGCGTTCCTGCCTAGAGCATGATCATCCTTGTGAGAAAGAAGTTGAACCAGATGCGCTTTTGGGGAACGTTTGCCATGCTAGCATTTCCTACCATTGCTGTGCTGAATATCCAAAGGGCTCTCTCTAAAGCTGACCAAAAGACCTTGGGTGAGGAGGATGTGAAATGTAACCTAATTTGTATTGTGCTTGTAATGAAACCCCTGACAGCAAATGGCATGCTTTACGGAATGTCCATAAATAGTCCAACTACTCGGGGAGCAAAGCTCTTGGTCACAAAATGTctacagttaagaacataagaacataagaagagcctgctggatcaggccagtggcccatgtagtccagcatcctgttctcacagtggccaaccaggtgcctgggggaagcccgcaagcaggacccaagtgcaagaacacactcccctcctgaggcttccggcaactggttttcagaagcatgctgcctctgactagggtggcagagcacagccgtcatggctagtagccattgatagccctgtcctccatgaatttgtctaatcttcttttaaagccgtccaagctggtggccattactgcatcttgtgggagcaaattccatagtttaactatgcgctgagtaaagaagtacttccttttgtctgtcctgaatcttccaacat
The DNA window shown above is from Rhineura floridana isolate rRhiFlo1 chromosome 16, rRhiFlo1.hap2, whole genome shotgun sequence and carries:
- the LOC133371362 gene encoding BTB/POZ domain-containing protein KCTD12-like, giving the protein MALAENASCAKPGEDVVFSEIVELNVGGQVYITRHNTLTSVPGSLLWEMFTQKSIQSLARDSKGRFFVDRDGFLFRYILDYMRDQQLVLPEHFPEWSRLQREAEYFKLLELVKILAPKISKQNSIGDEPCQSDPEELSPSVDTARNLAAASAALAGTPGGSIPTVASGCTGQDIRRSGFITIGYRGSYTLGRDSQTDAKFRRVARIMVCGKTALAKEVFGETLNESRDPDRPPERYTSRYYLKFTFLEQAFDKLADSGFHMVACNSTGTCAFAHEQTDDKIWTSYTEYVFYRE